The segment TAAAATTGCAAAATAGTGCATGCATGAGAGGTGAGGAGAAATGCGTAAAGTTTTGTTGGGGTTGTTGATATTGGTGTTTATGGTCGCTCTCATTGCTAATCCATCGAAAGCCCAGGATAACAAATATCGTATAGGAGTAGTTTTTAAGGCGCTGGATAGTGATTCTTGGTTAACAATGAAAAAGGGTGTCGAGGCAGCTATGGAAAGTCATAATGTTGAAGCAACTATTTTAGCTCCGGACCGAGAAGTCAATGTTCAACAACAAGTACAAATTGTTGAAGATCTCATTACGCAAGGAGTTAATGCCCTTTGCATAGCACCTTCTGGATCGCAGGAGCTTATACCAACATTTGAAAAAGCATACCAAGCTGGGATTCCCGTGCTTTTAATTGACACCGATGCACCTTGGGACAAAAAAGCTTGTTACATAGGAACTGATAACTATCAAGGAGGCACTGTAGCAGGTTCGTTTATTTCCCAAAGCCTGAATGGCAAGGGAAAGGTAGCTTTAATAACAGGTATAATGGGACATCAAACTCACATGGATCGTGTAAAAGGAGCTGAAGACGTTTTTGCTAAGTTTCCTGATATAAAAATAGTCGCAAAGCAGCCAGCTAACTCGGAAAGAGCTCTAGGTATGCA is part of the Acetomicrobium thermoterrenum DSM 13490 genome and harbors:
- a CDS encoding sugar ABC transporter substrate-binding protein — translated: MRKVLLGLLILVFMVALIANPSKAQDNKYRIGVVFKALDSDSWLTMKKGVEAAMESHNVEATILAPDREVNVQQQVQIVEDLITQGVNALCIAPSGSQELIPTFEKAYQAGIPVLLIDTDAPWDKKACYIGTDNYQGGTVAGSFISQSLNGKGKVALITGIMGHQTHMDRVKGAEDVFAKFPDIKIVAKQPANSERALGM